The following are encoded together in the Glycine max cultivar Williams 82 chromosome 8, Glycine_max_v4.0, whole genome shotgun sequence genome:
- the LOC100787662 gene encoding mitochondrial outer membrane protein porin of 36 kDa: protein MVKGPGLYSDIGKRARDLLFKDYQNDHKFTITTYTSTGVEITSTGVRKGEIYLADVSTKVKNKNITTDVKVDTNSNLRTTITVDEPAPGLKTIFSFNFPDQKSGKVELQYQHEYAGINTSIGLTANPVVNFSGVVGNNLVAVGTDLSFDTASGNFTKYNAGLNITHADLIASLTLNDKGDNLTASYYHIVNPLTNTAVGAELSHSFSGNENILTFGTQHALDPLTLLKSRVNNYGRASALIQHDWTPRTRFSLVGEVDTGAIEKSAKVGLAVALKP from the exons ATGGTGAAAGGTCCAGGTCTCTACTCTGACATCGGCAAGAGAGCTCGCG ATCTTCTGTTCAAGGATTATCAGAATGACCACAAGTTCACCATCACCACTTACACTTCCACTGGAGTG gaAATCACTTCAACTGGAGTCAGGAAAGGTGAAATATATTTGGCCGATGTCAGCACTAAGGTGAAGAACAAGAACATCACAACTGATGTCAAAGTGGACACTAACTCAAAT CTGCGTACAACCATTACTGTGGATGAACCTGCACCTGGACTCAAGACAATTTTTAGCTTTAATTTTCCAGATCAGAAATCCGGCAAG GTGGAACTCCAGTACCAGCATGAGTATGCTGGAATCAACACCAGCATTGGATTGACAGCAAATCCTGTTGTTAACTTCTCtggtgtggttggaaataattTGGTTGCCGTTGGGACAGATCTTTCATTTGATACTGCCTCTGGCAACTTTACCAAATACAATGCAGGGCTGAACATTACTCATGCTGACCTTATTGCATCTCTAACTCT AAATGATAAAGGTGACAACCTTACTGCCTCATATTACCACATTGTAAACCCGCTGACTAACACGGCTGTTGGTGCGGAGCTTTCACATAGCTTTTCTGGCAATGAAAATATACTCACCTTTGGTACACAGCATGCTCTGGATCCACTAACTCTGTTGAAGTCCCGGGTGAACAACTATGGTCGGGCAAGTGCTCTGATCCAGCATGACTGGACTCCGAGAACTCGTTTCTCTCTTGTTGGTGAGGTGGATACCGGTGCCATTGAAAAGAGTGCAAAGGTTGGTCTTGCTGTGGCCTTGAAACCATAG